The proteins below are encoded in one region of Micromonospora pisi:
- a CDS encoding class I SAM-dependent methyltransferase, with translation MGMTEYAAEQAEAFAANRQLDPDAAAHWREAVARHLRPRAGTRVLDLGAGTGTWARLFTDWYGIEMVAVEPSAEMRARSVFPGMLAGDAAALPLPDAYVDGAWISTVIHHVTDLGAAAAELRRVLRPGAPVLIRSAFAGRHEQITLFRYFPEAIRVLDGYPSVEQVRDTFTTAGFEFVALEQVPQVSAASLAQAVANLRRAAHTPLQLISDAAYAAGLDRMRTAARVAGPDATPVVDRLDLLVLRRDGMRDGMRDERSDEVRDGK, from the coding sequence ATGGGCATGACGGAGTACGCGGCCGAGCAGGCCGAGGCGTTTGCCGCCAATCGGCAACTCGATCCGGACGCGGCGGCGCACTGGCGGGAGGCCGTCGCCCGGCACCTGCGTCCCCGTGCCGGGACCCGCGTGCTTGATCTCGGCGCGGGGACCGGGACCTGGGCCCGCCTCTTCACCGACTGGTACGGGATCGAAATGGTCGCGGTGGAGCCGTCGGCCGAGATGCGGGCCCGCTCGGTTTTTCCGGGCATGCTGGCCGGTGACGCCGCCGCCCTACCCCTGCCGGACGCGTACGTCGACGGCGCCTGGATCTCCACCGTGATCCACCACGTGACCGACCTCGGCGCGGCGGCGGCGGAGCTGCGGCGGGTCCTCCGCCCCGGTGCTCCGGTGCTGATCCGTTCGGCGTTCGCCGGCCGGCACGAGCAGATCACCCTGTTCCGCTACTTTCCCGAGGCGATCCGGGTGCTGGACGGTTATCCGAGTGTGGAGCAGGTCCGCGACACGTTCACGACGGCCGGGTTCGAGTTCGTCGCGCTCGAACAGGTCCCGCAGGTGAGCGCGGCCTCCCTGGCGCAGGCCGTGGCGAACCTGCGCCGCGCGGCGCACACGCCGCTGCAACTGATCAGCGACGCGGCGTACGCGGCAGGTCTGGACCGGATGCGTACGGCGGCCCGGGTCGCCGGCCCGGATGCCACCCCGGTGGTGGACCGGCTGGACCTGCTGGTGCTTCGTCGCGACGGAATGCGCGACGGAATGCGCGACGAAAGGAGCGACGAAGTTCGGGACGGCAAATGA
- the ispH gene encoding 4-hydroxy-3-methylbut-2-enyl diphosphate reductase has translation MRMEARALRRALPAGAPLRRTGRGLSRATRAAAGYGGTSALAVAGIAGGLDPALRPGDVVVATEVRRDGRTGDERLPCPSAPMLAATLRRQGLTVHLGPVVSSDRLVDGADRDRLAATGALAVDTESSALLAGPPDRPTACVRVIADVAPEPLFRAATLGRVATALRALTRVGPGLAEWAGATSLEQVVLAAPRSFCAGVERAITVVEQALDRHGPPVYVRKQIVHNTHVIDDLSRRGAVFVDELTEVPDGAVTVFSAHGVSAEVRRTAADRGLPVIDATCPLVTKVHNEARRYAGQGRTVLLIGHAGHEETEGTLGEVPGRVTLVQSPGEAERVEVADPDRVSYLVQTTLAVDEVSGVLDVLRRRFPALTGPSSDDICYATTNRQVALRAIAAEADLVLVLGSSNSSNSLRLVEVARRAGTPAHLVDDVGAVDLRWLAGIRTVGVTAGASAPPHLVDQTVAALVGLGARAVRERTTSTEEVHFTLPKEKRPR, from the coding sequence ATGCGGATGGAGGCCCGCGCGCTGCGTCGTGCCCTGCCGGCCGGCGCGCCGCTGCGGCGTACCGGTCGCGGGTTGTCCCGGGCCACCCGCGCCGCCGCCGGCTACGGCGGCACCTCGGCGCTCGCGGTGGCCGGCATCGCCGGCGGTCTCGACCCGGCACTGCGCCCTGGCGACGTCGTGGTCGCCACCGAGGTACGCCGGGACGGCCGGACCGGCGACGAGCGACTGCCCTGCCCCTCGGCGCCGATGCTCGCCGCGACACTGCGCCGGCAGGGGCTGACCGTCCACCTCGGCCCGGTGGTGAGCAGCGACCGGCTGGTCGACGGCGCGGACCGGGACCGACTCGCCGCCACCGGCGCGCTCGCCGTGGACACCGAGTCCTCCGCGCTGCTCGCCGGTCCGCCGGACCGCCCCACCGCCTGCGTACGGGTGATCGCCGACGTGGCACCGGAGCCGCTGTTCCGGGCCGCCACCCTGGGGCGGGTGGCGACCGCGCTGCGGGCGCTGACCCGGGTCGGCCCGGGTCTGGCGGAGTGGGCCGGGGCGACCAGCCTCGAACAGGTCGTGCTGGCCGCACCCCGCTCGTTCTGCGCCGGGGTGGAACGGGCGATCACCGTGGTGGAGCAGGCCCTGGACCGGCACGGCCCACCGGTGTACGTACGCAAGCAGATCGTGCACAACACCCACGTCATCGACGACCTGAGCCGGCGCGGCGCGGTCTTCGTGGACGAGTTGACCGAGGTGCCCGACGGCGCCGTCACCGTCTTCTCGGCCCACGGCGTCTCCGCCGAGGTACGCCGGACCGCCGCCGACCGAGGGCTGCCGGTGATCGACGCGACCTGCCCGCTGGTGACAAAGGTGCACAACGAGGCCCGCCGGTACGCCGGACAGGGCCGTACCGTGCTGTTGATCGGTCACGCCGGGCACGAGGAGACCGAGGGCACGCTCGGTGAGGTGCCGGGACGGGTGACCCTGGTGCAGAGCCCCGGGGAGGCGGAGCGGGTCGAGGTCGCCGACCCCGACCGGGTCTCCTACCTGGTCCAGACCACGCTCGCGGTCGACGAGGTGAGCGGGGTGCTGGACGTGTTGCGCCGCCGCTTCCCGGCCCTGACCGGCCCCTCCTCGGACGACATCTGCTACGCCACCACCAACCGCCAGGTCGCGCTCCGGGCGATCGCCGCCGAGGCGGATCTGGTGCTGGTCCTCGGATCCTCGAACTCCTCCAACTCGTTGCGTTTGGTGGAGGTGGCGAGGCGCGCCGGTACCCCGGCCCACCTGGTCGACGACGTCGGCGCGGTGGACCTGCGCTGGCTCGCCGGTATCCGCACGGTCGGTGTCACCGCGGGTGCGTCGGCTCCGCCGCACCTGGTCGACCAGACCGTGGCGGCGCTCGTCGGGCTCGGCGCGCGGGCCGTACGGGAACGTACGACCAGCACGGAGGAAGTGCATTTCACCCTGCCAAAGGAGAAACGTCCGCGATGA
- a CDS encoding SDR family NAD(P)-dependent oxidoreductase yields the protein MGVLRINGTTALVTGGSSGIGAAAARQLAGAGARVFLAGRDAAKLTDLADRIGGTAVIGDLTEPAGAAELADRVLTEAGRVDVLVNNAGQGWAGSFTGMDEPEIARMVALNLTAPLLLTRAVLPDMLARGRGHLGFVGSIAGRLGVRDEAVYSATKAGLSVFADSLRHETAGRGIVITELVPAVVDTPFFVRRGRPYDRRSPRPVSAERASAALLTAMFAGRPEAYLPRWLYLPVAIRATLPRTYRHLSRHWG from the coding sequence ATGGGAGTTCTCCGCATCAATGGCACAACAGCGCTGGTCACCGGTGGTTCGTCGGGCATCGGCGCGGCTGCGGCCCGGCAGTTGGCCGGCGCGGGCGCCCGCGTCTTCCTCGCCGGCCGCGACGCCGCCAAACTCACCGACCTGGCGGACCGGATCGGCGGCACGGCGGTGATCGGCGACCTCACCGAACCCGCCGGAGCCGCCGAACTGGCCGACCGGGTCCTGACCGAGGCGGGGCGGGTCGACGTACTCGTGAACAACGCCGGGCAGGGCTGGGCCGGCTCGTTCACCGGCATGGACGAGCCCGAGATCGCCCGGATGGTGGCGCTCAACCTGACCGCACCGCTCCTGCTCACCCGGGCCGTACTCCCGGACATGCTGGCGCGCGGACGCGGCCACCTCGGCTTCGTCGGCTCGATCGCCGGCCGGCTCGGGGTACGGGACGAAGCCGTCTACTCGGCGACCAAAGCGGGGCTGAGCGTCTTCGCCGACAGCCTGCGACACGAGACCGCCGGGCGCGGAATCGTGATCACCGAACTGGTGCCTGCGGTGGTGGACACCCCGTTCTTCGTACGCCGGGGTCGCCCCTACGACCGCCGCTCCCCTCGCCCGGTCTCGGCCGAACGGGCCTCCGCCGCGCTGCTCACCGCCATGTTCGCCGGCCGCCCCGAGGCGTACCTGCCGCGCTGGCTCTACCTTCCGGTGGCGATCCGCGCCACCCTCCCCCGCACCTACCGCCACCTCTCCCGCCACTGGGGCTAA
- a CDS encoding GTP-binding protein encodes MASYNSPEPPPVTSAKIVVAGGFGVGKTTFVGSISEIPPVNTEAWMTAASEPVDRLDPGIDKTTTTVAMDFGRRTVADDLVLYLFGTPGQARFWPMWDDLCRGAVGALVLVDTRRLDVSFAAVNYFEQDSNLPFVVCVNLFDGRLTHQLADVRRALALDPNVPVISCDARDTGSVARALLTVVEHTMRRTGGRRPVHRPAVPVAGPRPAGPAPAAAGR; translated from the coding sequence ATGGCCTCCTACAACTCGCCTGAGCCGCCACCCGTCACCTCGGCGAAGATCGTCGTCGCAGGTGGATTCGGGGTGGGAAAGACCACCTTCGTCGGGTCGATCTCGGAGATCCCACCGGTGAACACCGAAGCCTGGATGACCGCCGCCAGCGAACCGGTCGACCGGCTCGACCCGGGCATCGACAAGACCACCACCACCGTCGCCATGGACTTCGGCCGCCGGACCGTCGCCGACGACCTGGTCCTCTACCTCTTTGGTACGCCCGGACAGGCCCGGTTCTGGCCGATGTGGGACGACCTGTGCCGGGGCGCCGTCGGCGCGTTGGTGCTGGTCGACACCCGCCGCTTGGACGTGTCGTTCGCGGCGGTCAACTACTTCGAACAGGACAGCAACCTGCCGTTCGTGGTCTGCGTCAACCTCTTCGACGGCCGGCTCACCCACCAACTCGCCGACGTACGACGCGCGCTCGCACTGGACCCGAACGTGCCGGTGATCAGCTGCGATGCCCGGGACACCGGTTCCGTCGCGCGGGCACTGCTCACCGTCGTGGAACACACCATGCGCCGTACCGGCGGTCGACGGCCTGTCCACCGGCCCGCCGTACCCGTGGCCGGTCCCCGCCCCGCCGGCCCCGCCCCGGCCGCCGCCGGCCGATAG
- a CDS encoding sensor histidine kinase, whose product MNRPGGLRRRVARWLDPTAADIFDAAPADGAESVRPTSALDRDPAGPQFTAAQAWPALCEQFALRILAAAYQTGGQLAEVEADEQDPGRLAQFYRIDHANTRIRRQAENLLVLAGRPVDDAGRQITSLIDVARAATSAIEHYPRVRLGVIAHLAVVDFAADDVIRVLTEVLDNATRFSPPSMPVTVSAHLTEAGSVLLRVEDTGLGFTPGQLADVNAMLASAAPHAVNPASANRLGLLVVQRLAAAHRIGVRLTARPGGGTTATALLPAGLLCEIPSSHDAPNPHALSPAPPPPVRPVAALPPTAAARPAAPPLPRPASLPPPARPAQTSSGQPVRPNPTQPVQPARPGPDQLSSAPAPAVQPPSVRAPSAPPRFTPPGFASHQPPHQAPHQAPHQPSRQPADGPAPRVNGSGPSPAGTGSSPNGLPRREPASLRGDLPAPPLAPTGPTVGSDQLAWPDETLDFATGFRDGFAAGSRDGQQPHPSDEGHRDDQPAQ is encoded by the coding sequence ATGAACCGGCCGGGTGGACTGCGACGTCGGGTCGCCCGGTGGCTCGACCCGACCGCCGCCGACATCTTCGACGCCGCACCGGCGGACGGCGCCGAGTCCGTTCGACCCACGTCCGCCCTCGATCGGGATCCGGCTGGACCGCAGTTCACGGCGGCGCAGGCGTGGCCGGCGCTCTGCGAGCAGTTCGCACTCCGCATCCTGGCCGCCGCGTACCAGACCGGCGGGCAGCTCGCCGAGGTCGAGGCGGACGAACAGGACCCCGGCCGGTTGGCCCAGTTCTACCGGATCGACCACGCCAACACCCGGATCCGTCGGCAGGCCGAGAACCTGCTGGTGCTCGCCGGTCGGCCGGTCGACGACGCCGGACGTCAGATCACCTCGCTGATCGACGTGGCCCGGGCGGCGACGTCGGCGATCGAGCACTACCCCCGGGTACGCCTCGGCGTCATCGCCCACCTCGCCGTGGTCGACTTCGCCGCCGACGACGTGATCCGGGTGCTGACCGAGGTACTCGACAACGCGACCAGGTTCTCCCCGCCGTCCATGCCCGTCACCGTCTCGGCCCACCTGACCGAGGCGGGCAGCGTGCTGCTGCGGGTGGAGGACACCGGCCTGGGCTTCACCCCTGGGCAACTCGCCGACGTCAACGCCATGCTGGCCAGTGCGGCACCGCACGCCGTCAACCCGGCGAGCGCGAACCGGCTGGGGTTGCTGGTGGTGCAGCGGCTCGCCGCCGCGCACCGAATCGGTGTACGGCTCACCGCACGTCCGGGTGGCGGCACCACGGCGACCGCCCTGCTCCCCGCCGGGCTGCTCTGCGAGATCCCCTCCTCGCACGACGCCCCGAATCCGCACGCCCTGTCGCCCGCCCCGCCCCCACCGGTCCGGCCCGTGGCGGCACTGCCCCCGACCGCAGCGGCCAGGCCCGCCGCACCCCCGCTGCCCCGACCCGCGTCCCTGCCTCCGCCGGCCCGACCCGCTCAGACCTCGTCCGGCCAGCCGGTCCGACCCAATCCGACCCAGCCCGTCCAGCCGGCCCGACCCGGTCCGGACCAGCTCTCGTCCGCCCCGGCACCGGCCGTCCAGCCCCCGTCCGTTCGGGCACCGTCCGCCCCGCCCCGGTTCACCCCGCCGGGATTCGCGTCGCACCAGCCGCCGCACCAGGCGCCGCATCAGGCGCCGCATCAGCCGTCGCGGCAGCCGGCCGACGGCCCGGCGCCCCGGGTCAACGGCAGCGGACCGTCGCCGGCCGGAACCGGGTCGAGCCCGAACGGCCTGCCCCGGCGGGAACCGGCCAGCCTCCGCGGCGACCTGCCCGCCCCGCCCCTGGCACCGACCGGCCCGACGGTCGGATCGGACCAGCTCGCCTGGCCGGACGAGACGCTCGACTTCGCCACCGGTTTCCGTGACGGGTTCGCGGCCGGTTCCCGCGACGGGCAGCAACCACACCCCAGCGACGAAGGACATCGTGATGACCAGCCCGCGCAGTGA
- a CDS encoding styrene monooxygenase/indole monooxygenase family protein, with product MRKILIIGAGQSGLQLGLSLLAEGYQVTLMSARTPEEIREGWVMSTQAMFHQALQTERAYGLNLWDDQAPQIAGFHVSLSAPPGQRALSIIAPLDDPAQSTDQRVKMAAWLELFEERGGILHYQGVTTADLDGLTRIGRYDLTVVAAGKGELVGVFDRDTARSPHTAPQRGLAVSYVHGLAPDPRFPAPNVGFNAVPGLGELFVIPALTRSGPCDILFWEAVPDGPLDLWQERLDPAEQLKLTLELARRYTPWVYDRCAEVELTDARATLSGRYTPTVRHPVAELPSGGLVLGMADVVIANDPITGQGSNTAAKCAAAYLAAIVSHGDQPFDRAWMEQTFADFWERSGAPVTDWTNAMLAPLPEHVQQILGTAVANQTVARRFANGFSDPSDYANWLMDPAKTAAYLASVA from the coding sequence ATGCGGAAGATCCTGATCATCGGTGCCGGACAGTCCGGCCTGCAACTCGGTCTCAGCCTGCTGGCCGAGGGTTACCAGGTGACGCTGATGTCGGCGCGGACCCCCGAGGAGATCCGCGAGGGCTGGGTGATGAGCACCCAGGCAATGTTCCACCAGGCGTTGCAGACCGAACGGGCGTACGGGCTGAACCTCTGGGACGACCAGGCGCCGCAGATCGCCGGCTTCCACGTCTCACTCTCCGCGCCCCCGGGGCAACGGGCCCTGAGCATCATCGCCCCGCTCGACGACCCGGCGCAGAGCACCGACCAACGGGTGAAGATGGCCGCCTGGCTGGAACTCTTCGAAGAGCGCGGCGGCATCCTGCACTACCAGGGGGTCACCACCGCCGACCTGGACGGGCTCACCCGGATCGGCCGGTACGACCTGACCGTGGTCGCCGCCGGCAAGGGCGAACTCGTCGGCGTCTTCGACCGCGACACGGCCCGTTCCCCACACACCGCCCCGCAGCGCGGGCTGGCGGTCTCGTACGTGCACGGGCTGGCGCCCGACCCCCGGTTCCCGGCGCCGAACGTCGGCTTCAACGCCGTACCCGGGTTGGGGGAGTTGTTCGTGATCCCCGCCCTGACCCGCAGCGGCCCCTGCGACATCCTGTTCTGGGAGGCGGTCCCGGACGGCCCGCTGGACCTGTGGCAGGAGCGGCTCGACCCGGCCGAACAGCTCAAGCTCACCCTGGAGCTGGCCCGTCGCTACACCCCCTGGGTGTACGACCGCTGCGCGGAGGTCGAGCTCACCGACGCCCGCGCCACCCTCTCCGGCCGGTACACCCCGACGGTCCGGCACCCCGTGGCCGAGCTGCCGTCGGGTGGACTCGTCCTGGGCATGGCCGACGTGGTCATCGCCAACGACCCGATCACCGGGCAGGGCAGCAACACCGCCGCCAAGTGCGCCGCCGCGTACCTCGCGGCGATCGTCAGCCACGGTGACCAGCCGTTCGACCGGGCGTGGATGGAACAGACCTTCGCCGACTTCTGGGAGCGGTCCGGGGCACCGGTCACCGACTGGACCAACGCGATGCTGGCGCCGCTGCCCGAGCACGTACAGCAGATCCTCGGTACCGCGGTGGCCAATCAGACGGTTGCCCGCCGGTTCGCCAACGGCTTCTCCGACCCCTCCGACTACGCCAACTGGCTGATGGACCCGGCGAAGACCGCTGCCTACCTCGCCTCCGTCGCCTGA
- a CDS encoding DinB family protein: METMPLTPPFGPELVVTSDERQVLESFLDFYRRIVVTKLHDVSDADAKRRLVPSETTLAGLLRHLAVVERNWFQHHLAGRPTPPGDADGGWSVEHTSMAELLDDYSRECARSRETAAGYALDDTGSHEQMGAVSLRWIYVHMIDETARHAGHIDILRELTDGSTGVW; this comes from the coding sequence ATGGAGACGATGCCGCTCACGCCGCCGTTCGGACCGGAACTTGTCGTCACCTCGGACGAACGCCAGGTCCTGGAATCCTTTCTCGACTTCTACCGCCGGATCGTCGTGACCAAGCTGCACGACGTGTCGGACGCCGACGCCAAGCGTCGGCTCGTCCCGTCCGAGACCACCCTCGCCGGGCTGCTGCGCCACCTGGCCGTGGTCGAACGCAACTGGTTCCAGCATCATCTCGCCGGTCGGCCCACACCGCCCGGTGACGCCGACGGTGGCTGGTCGGTGGAGCACACCAGCATGGCGGAACTACTCGACGACTACTCCCGAGAGTGTGCCCGGTCGCGGGAGACCGCCGCCGGGTACGCCCTCGACGACACCGGCAGCCATGAGCAGATGGGCGCGGTCTCGCTGCGCTGGATCTACGTTCACATGATCGACGAGACCGCCCGGCACGCCGGTCACATCGACATCCTGCGGGAACTCACCGACGGCTCGACCGGAGTGTGGTGA
- the hpnH gene encoding adenosyl-hopene transferase HpnH has protein sequence MSMPLRQSIRVGRYLIGQKLRRKKYFPLLVELEPLFACNLACAGCGKIQHPADVLKRRMPVEQAVGAVLESGAPMVSIAGGEPLMHPQIDVIVNELVKRRKYVILCTNAALMTKKLDKFRPSPYFSWAVHIDGLKERHDASVCKDGVFDQAVEAIREAKRRGFRVTSNTTFFSTDTPQTVIEVLDYLNDELAVDQMMLSPAYAYDKAPDQEHFLGVTETRSMFRKAFADGRRRKWRLNHSPLFLDFLEGKIDFPCTAWAIPSYSLFGWQRPCYLMNDGYTKTYKELIETTDWSSYGRGKDSRCANCMAHCGYEPTAVLATMNSLTQSIRALRSTS, from the coding sequence ATGAGTATGCCGTTGCGTCAGAGCATCCGGGTCGGCCGCTATCTGATCGGGCAGAAGCTGCGCCGCAAGAAGTACTTCCCGCTGCTGGTGGAATTGGAGCCGCTCTTCGCCTGCAACCTCGCCTGCGCCGGCTGCGGGAAGATCCAGCATCCGGCCGACGTGCTGAAGCGGCGGATGCCGGTGGAGCAGGCGGTCGGCGCGGTGTTGGAGTCAGGGGCGCCGATGGTCTCCATCGCCGGTGGTGAGCCGCTCATGCATCCGCAGATCGACGTGATCGTCAACGAGTTGGTCAAGCGCCGCAAGTACGTCATCCTCTGCACCAACGCGGCGCTGATGACCAAGAAGCTGGACAAGTTCCGGCCCTCGCCGTACTTCTCGTGGGCGGTGCACATCGACGGCCTGAAGGAACGGCACGACGCCTCGGTCTGCAAGGACGGCGTCTTCGACCAGGCGGTGGAGGCGATCAGGGAGGCCAAGCGGCGTGGCTTCCGGGTCACCAGCAACACCACGTTCTTCTCCACCGACACGCCGCAGACGGTGATCGAGGTGCTCGACTACCTCAACGACGAACTCGCCGTCGACCAGATGATGCTCTCCCCGGCGTACGCCTATGACAAGGCGCCGGACCAGGAGCACTTCCTCGGGGTGACGGAGACCCGGTCGATGTTCCGCAAGGCGTTCGCGGACGGGCGGCGGCGCAAGTGGCGGCTCAACCACTCGCCGCTCTTCCTGGACTTCCTGGAGGGCAAGATCGACTTCCCGTGCACCGCCTGGGCGATCCCGTCGTATTCGCTCTTCGGCTGGCAGCGCCCCTGCTACCTGATGAACGACGGTTACACCAAGACGTACAAGGAGTTGATCGAGACCACCGACTGGTCGAGCTACGGCCGGGGCAAGGACTCCCGCTGCGCCAACTGCATGGCCCACTGCGGCTACGAGCCCACCGCCGTCCTGGCCACCATGAACTCCCTCACCCAGTCCATCCGCGCCCTCCGCTCCACCAGCTAA
- a CDS encoding DUF742 domain-containing protein — protein MLTGGRTRTRQRLFVHTLISVPYYDPRFAAGLPPETRSLYDRARRTTSVAELSAYSGMPLGVTRVVIDDLATTNRLQIHPETYSSPFDSRLLERLRDGLLQLA, from the coding sequence GTGCTTACCGGCGGCCGTACGCGCACCCGGCAGCGCCTCTTCGTACACACCCTGATCTCGGTGCCGTACTACGACCCCCGGTTCGCCGCCGGCCTGCCGCCGGAGACGAGGTCGCTCTACGACCGGGCCCGGCGTACCACCTCGGTCGCCGAACTCTCCGCGTACTCCGGGATGCCGCTCGGCGTGACCCGGGTGGTCATCGACGACCTCGCCACCACCAACCGGTTGCAGATCCACCCCGAGACCTACTCCTCCCCGTTTGATTCCCGGCTTCTGGAAAGACTCCGCGATGGCCTCCTACAACTCGCCTGA
- a CDS encoding roadblock/LC7 domain-containing protein: protein MTSPRSDLPRPPAGVQAPQDFGWLLGRFATETAGVTHALLVSLDGLQLVASDMVSRDLGDQLAALTSGLISMADRSAALLDLGLSEYLTVRLPRGHLLFMRVGDSAGLAVAATSGCDLRVVAYQMTKFVGAVGHLLSPQVRSDLQRRTAAGQRVG, encoded by the coding sequence ATGACCAGCCCGCGCAGTGACCTGCCCCGCCCGCCGGCCGGAGTCCAGGCCCCACAGGATTTCGGGTGGCTGCTCGGGCGGTTCGCGACCGAGACGGCGGGGGTGACGCACGCGCTGCTGGTCAGCCTGGACGGGCTGCAACTCGTCGCCTCGGACATGGTCTCCCGCGACCTCGGCGACCAGTTGGCGGCGCTCACCTCCGGCCTGATCAGCATGGCCGACCGCAGCGCCGCCCTGCTCGACCTGGGACTCTCCGAATACCTCACCGTCCGCCTGCCCCGTGGACACCTGCTCTTCATGCGGGTGGGCGACTCGGCGGGTCTCGCGGTCGCCGCCACCAGCGGCTGCGACCTTCGGGTGGTCGCCTACCAGATGACGAAGTTCGTCGGCGCGGTCGGCCATCTGCTCAGCCCGCAGGTCCGCAGCGACCTCCAGCGCCGTACCGCCGCCGGCCAGCGCGTCGGCTGA
- a CDS encoding TetR/AcrR family transcriptional regulator: MASADSDDEIPRSLRVLWGRTDRRPRAPQPALNLDRIVATAIEIADTDGIGALSMARLAERLGCATMSLYRHVANKEELQVFMMDAAPGDPPDIQTAPGDWRAGLERWARELQAVYYRHPWILQITAGHPPLEPGQLAWLDCGLRTLTGTRLDPQEKMKVILLVLNYVRGEAQIALTLHQATGPEDHTDHDRQIWYGRMLTKLVDAEHLPALAELSTAGTFDPGRLEAHQPPFDFALARILDGLEVLLRSETLPPGRQAGP; the protein is encoded by the coding sequence TTGGCTTCGGCAGACAGCGACGACGAGATCCCCCGGAGCCTCCGGGTCCTCTGGGGACGGACCGACCGGCGCCCCCGAGCACCGCAACCGGCACTCAACCTGGACCGCATCGTCGCCACCGCCATCGAGATCGCCGACACCGACGGCATCGGCGCACTCTCCATGGCCCGCCTCGCCGAGCGGCTCGGCTGCGCCACCATGTCGCTCTACCGACACGTGGCCAACAAGGAAGAGCTACAGGTGTTCATGATGGACGCCGCCCCCGGCGATCCGCCGGACATCCAGACCGCCCCCGGAGACTGGCGCGCCGGGTTGGAGCGCTGGGCCCGGGAACTACAGGCCGTCTACTACCGACACCCGTGGATCCTTCAGATCACCGCCGGTCACCCACCACTGGAGCCGGGTCAGCTCGCCTGGCTCGACTGCGGTCTGCGTACGCTCACCGGCACTCGACTGGACCCGCAGGAAAAGATGAAGGTCATCCTGCTGGTGCTGAACTACGTACGGGGAGAGGCGCAGATCGCCCTGACCCTGCATCAGGCAACCGGCCCGGAAGACCACACCGACCACGATCGGCAGATTTGGTACGGGCGGATGCTGACCAAGCTGGTGGACGCCGAGCACCTTCCCGCGCTGGCCGAACTCTCCACCGCCGGCACCTTCGATCCGGGCAGGCTCGAAGCCCACCAGCCGCCGTTCGACTTCGCCCTGGCCCGGATCCTCGACGGCCTCGAAGTCCTGCTCCGGTCCGAGACCTTGCCCCCGGGCCGCCAGGCGGGACCGTGA